The Solibacillus sp. FSL W7-1436 genome window below encodes:
- the hslV gene encoding ATP-dependent protease subunit HslV: protein MGQIHATTIFAIHHNGECAMAGDGQVTLGNAVVMKHTARKVRRLFNGKVLAGFAGSVADAFTLFEMFEAKLNEYNGNLQRAAVEVAKQWRGDKMLRQLEAMLLVMDKSTLLLVSGTGEVIEPDDGILSIGSGGNYALSAGRALKKHAGDHLSAKEIAEAALTTAADICVFTNHNIILEVL from the coding sequence ATGGGTCAAATTCATGCGACAACGATTTTCGCTATTCATCATAATGGTGAATGTGCAATGGCCGGGGATGGCCAGGTAACATTGGGAAATGCAGTTGTAATGAAGCATACGGCACGTAAGGTCAGACGTCTGTTTAATGGAAAAGTCCTGGCAGGTTTCGCAGGTTCTGTTGCGGACGCTTTTACATTATTCGAAATGTTTGAGGCAAAACTGAATGAATATAATGGTAACCTGCAAAGAGCTGCAGTAGAAGTAGCAAAGCAATGGCGCGGAGATAAAATGCTCCGTCAATTGGAAGCGATGCTGCTTGTAATGGATAAATCAACATTGCTCCTTGTTTCAGGGACTGGTGAAGTAATTGAGCCGGACGATGGCATTTTATCAATTGGTTCAGGTGGAAATTATGCATTGTCAGCTGGAAGAGCATTAAAAAAACATGCGGGCGATCATTTATCGGCAAAAGAAATCGCAGAGGCTGCGCTTACGACCGCTGCGGATATTTGTGTGTTTACAAACCATAATATTATCTTGGAGGTATTGTAA
- the hslU gene encoding ATP-dependent protease ATPase subunit HslU translates to MTAINLTPRQITEQLNRHIVGQETAKRAVAVALRNRYRRSLLSEDLKTEVIPKNILMIGPTGVGKTEIARRIAKLTNAPFIKVEATKFTEVGYVGRDVESMVRDLVEASRRLVKDEMFERVKEQAERNANDVLVKLLVPSKVKEKLSQNPFEMLFGQKESTHEETSNQDEPEIRTRRAQIAQDLKDGKLEEQWVTIEVTENTPSLFDAMPGMNMDNANGMQDMLSNLMPKKTKKRKVQVKDARRLLTQEEANKLIDTDALSSEAILRAEQAGIIFIDEIDKIASKGSSSAEVSREGVQRDILPIVEGSTVTTKYGTVKTDYMLFIAAGAFHISKPSDLIPELQGRFPIRVELEKLTKDDFVRILKEPDQSLILQYKALLETEGVTLNFTDEAIERIAEIATEVNQETDNIGARRLHTILERLLEELSYEASEIAPAHIDITPNYVDQKLANIVKNKDLSQFIL, encoded by the coding sequence ATGACTGCGATCAATTTAACACCAAGACAAATTACGGAACAATTGAACCGTCATATTGTTGGTCAGGAAACAGCAAAACGTGCAGTGGCAGTTGCGCTGCGTAACCGGTACCGCCGCTCTTTATTAAGCGAAGATTTAAAAACGGAAGTAATTCCGAAAAATATTTTAATGATTGGACCTACCGGTGTAGGTAAAACAGAAATTGCGCGCAGAATCGCAAAACTGACGAACGCTCCATTTATTAAAGTGGAAGCGACAAAGTTCACGGAAGTTGGTTATGTAGGGCGTGATGTCGAGTCAATGGTACGCGATCTGGTTGAAGCTTCCCGTCGTCTTGTGAAGGACGAAATGTTCGAAAGGGTAAAGGAACAGGCGGAGCGCAATGCGAATGATGTACTTGTTAAATTACTAGTACCTTCAAAAGTGAAAGAAAAGCTTTCGCAAAATCCTTTTGAAATGCTATTCGGGCAAAAAGAGTCAACCCACGAAGAAACATCAAACCAGGATGAGCCGGAAATTCGTACACGACGTGCGCAAATTGCCCAGGATTTAAAAGACGGAAAATTGGAAGAACAGTGGGTAACAATAGAAGTAACGGAAAATACCCCATCTCTTTTCGATGCAATGCCAGGTATGAATATGGATAATGCAAACGGCATGCAGGATATGCTATCTAATTTAATGCCGAAAAAGACAAAAAAACGCAAAGTCCAAGTAAAGGATGCGCGTCGTTTATTAACGCAGGAAGAAGCGAACAAGCTGATCGATACGGATGCGCTGTCCAGTGAAGCAATATTGCGTGCAGAACAGGCCGGCATTATTTTTATTGATGAAATCGATAAAATTGCAAGCAAAGGTTCATCATCGGCGGAAGTATCCCGTGAAGGCGTTCAGCGTGACATATTACCAATTGTGGAAGGATCCACAGTTACGACAAAATACGGCACTGTAAAAACGGACTATATGCTCTTTATTGCAGCAGGTGCTTTCCATATATCAAAACCGAGTGATCTTATTCCTGAATTGCAGGGACGATTCCCGATTCGTGTTGAACTCGAAAAATTAACGAAGGATGATTTTGTTCGTATTTTAAAAGAACCGGATCAATCATTGATATTGCAATATAAAGCATTGCTTGAAACAGAAGGTGTGACACTGAACTTTACGGATGAAGCGATTGAACGCATCGCGGAAATTGCAACAGAAGTAAACCAGGAGACAGATAACATCGGTGCGCGCCGACTGCATACAATTTTAGAACGTTTGCTTGAGGAACTTTCCTATGAAGCTTCGGAAATTGCACCGGCACATATCGACATTACACCGAACTATGTCGATCAAAAATTGGCGAATATAGTAAAAAACAAAGATTTATCGCAATTTATTCTTTAA
- the codY gene encoding GTP-sensing pleiotropic transcriptional regulator CodY — translation MNLLTKTRKINALLQASAGKPVNFKEMANTLGDIIESNVFIVSRKGKLLGISIHQQIENERIKKMFEERQFPEEYTQNLFNITETSSNLDINNEHTAFPIENKDLFASGLTTIVPIIGGGERLGTLMLARISDQFEDDDLILAEYGATVVGMEILREKSEEIEEEARSKAVVQMAINSLSYSELEAIEHIFEELDGNEGLLVASKIADRVGITRSVIVNALRKLESAGVIESRSLGMKGTYIKVLNDKFLNALAEIKMK, via the coding sequence ATGAATTTATTAACAAAAACAAGAAAAATCAATGCACTATTACAAGCATCTGCTGGTAAACCAGTTAACTTTAAAGAAATGGCCAATACATTAGGCGATATTATCGAAAGTAATGTATTTATCGTAAGCCGTAAAGGGAAATTACTAGGTATTTCAATTCACCAACAAATCGAGAATGAGCGTATTAAAAAAATGTTTGAAGAACGCCAATTCCCTGAAGAATATACGCAAAACTTATTCAACATTACAGAAACTTCTTCAAACTTGGACATTAACAATGAACACACTGCATTCCCAATCGAAAATAAAGATCTATTTGCATCCGGTTTAACGACTATCGTACCGATTATTGGTGGCGGTGAGCGTTTAGGTACGTTAATGTTAGCGCGTATCAGCGATCAGTTTGAAGATGATGATCTTATTTTAGCTGAATACGGTGCAACAGTAGTAGGTATGGAAATCTTACGTGAAAAATCAGAAGAGATTGAAGAAGAAGCACGTTCTAAAGCGGTAGTTCAAATGGCGATCAATTCATTATCTTATTCTGAGCTTGAAGCAATCGAGCATATTTTTGAAGAATTGGATGGCAATGAAGGTTTACTAGTTGCTTCGAAAATTGCTGACCGCGTAGGTATTACACGTTCAGTTATTGTAAACGCATTACGTAAACTGGAATCTGCTGGTGTTATTGAATCACGTTCATTAGGTATGAAAGGAACATATATCAAAGTATTAAACGATAAGTTCCTGAACGCATTAGCAGAAATCAAAATGAAATAA
- the flgB gene encoding flagellar basal body rod protein FlgB, with the protein MDLFGGTISSLEKGLSYATLKNKAIAQNIANVDTPNYKTKEVSFKDVFNDAKQSTISANRTDKKHYDIKMNMGGSSVYSNENFRSRANGNAVNMDAEQAKLAENTIYYNALIDRISSKFSTLNNVVKGGR; encoded by the coding sequence TTGGATTTATTTGGCGGGACAATAAGCAGCCTTGAAAAAGGACTTTCCTATGCAACTTTAAAAAACAAAGCAATTGCACAAAATATAGCGAATGTTGACACACCGAACTATAAAACAAAAGAAGTAAGCTTCAAAGATGTATTTAATGATGCAAAGCAATCAACGATTTCTGCCAATCGTACAGATAAGAAACATTATGATATCAAAATGAATATGGGAGGCAGCAGCGTGTATTCAAATGAAAACTTCCGCAGCAGAGCAAATGGTAATGCGGTAAATATGGATGCTGAACAAGCGAAGCTGGCTGAAAATACAATTTATTATAATGCGCTTATAGATCGTATCAGCAGTAAATTTTCAACATTGAATAATGTTGTTAAAGGAGGAAGATAG
- the flgC gene encoding flagellar basal body rod protein FlgC: protein MSIFHSMNTTASALTSQRLRMDVISSNIANVDTTRAKQVNGEWEPYRKKSVILKEQQGQFSDFLNTAIGKTEKNEVGNGVKVSSIKDDTETPFKLVFDPSHPDANAEGYVQMSNVDVLKEMVDLISASRSYEANITAFNANKNMLTKALEIGKG from the coding sequence ATGTCGATTTTTCATAGTATGAATACGACAGCTTCTGCTTTGACTTCACAGCGATTACGAATGGATGTCATTTCCTCCAATATTGCCAATGTTGATACAACGAGAGCGAAGCAAGTAAATGGTGAATGGGAGCCCTACCGAAAAAAATCTGTCATTTTAAAAGAGCAGCAAGGTCAATTTTCCGACTTTTTAAATACGGCGATCGGAAAAACGGAAAAAAACGAGGTTGGGAACGGTGTTAAAGTAAGTTCTATTAAAGATGATACGGAAACGCCTTTTAAACTGGTTTTTGATCCATCACATCCTGATGCGAATGCAGAAGGGTATGTACAGATGTCGAACGTAGACGTATTGAAGGAAATGGTTGATCTCATTTCGGCGAGCCGCTCTTATGAAGCGAACATTACTGCTTTTAATGCAAACAAGAACATGTTAACGAAAGCTTTAGAAATCGGGAAAGGGTGA
- the fliE gene encoding flagellar hook-basal body complex protein FliE, whose protein sequence is MAINPITFMSPAQSVNEVNVQNQLTPANAQQQFADTLKEAIASVNEHQKTSDIMTQKLINGGDVDLFEVMVAAQKASVTLNTTIEVRNKAVEAYQEIMRMSV, encoded by the coding sequence ATGGCGATTAATCCAATAACATTCATGTCTCCTGCGCAATCCGTGAATGAAGTGAATGTTCAGAATCAACTGACTCCTGCAAATGCCCAGCAGCAATTTGCAGATACACTAAAAGAAGCGATTGCAAGTGTCAATGAACATCAAAAAACATCAGATATAATGACTCAAAAATTAATTAACGGTGGAGATGTTGATCTTTTTGAAGTAATGGTTGCTGCACAAAAAGCAAGTGTTACTTTAAACACAACAATTGAAGTTCGTAACAAAGCTGTGGAAGCTTATCAAGAAATTATGCGTATGAGTGTGTAA
- the fliF gene encoding flagellar basal-body MS-ring/collar protein FliF, with the protein MNERLTKIKSDSTGFWKSRTKNQKGALIGAFAAVIAIAAVITYFSTRTTMAPLFPEMSQAEVGKITEVLTSQGVKYEVTNAGTVILVPENQVQDLQVSLAAQGYPDSGEIDTSFFTSNAGFGMTDNEFNVIKQATIETDLANLVRKFEGVKDANVMITLPEEGVFLKDAKGEAQAAIVLNTAPGHKFTSDQIKGLFNLVSMSIPNLPKENITIMNQYSEYYDLASAESGGDGINSVTGQMEVKKTIERDLQRQVQQMLGTLIGQDKVVVNVSADIDFKKENREENLIRPVDEENMEGIEISAQRITESYSGGAGGSVAEGPTEAGSVTDNFVDYAEGTNSDGDYERVEETINNDVNRIRREIQESPYKIRNLGIQVVVDPPNAEEGFDQGVRTDIEQILSTIVRTSIDQEAAGNLTDEDIANRIVVSVQQFQGNDTADDQPQSVIPWWVWVIGGILVVAIILLAVNVMRARRRKQDEEELEILEQQQQLIEIEDISEEKETEATVRRKQLEKMAKDKPEDFAKLLRSWIAED; encoded by the coding sequence ATGAATGAACGACTTACAAAAATTAAAAGCGACTCAACCGGTTTCTGGAAAAGTCGCACCAAAAACCAAAAAGGTGCACTAATCGGTGCCTTTGCAGCGGTCATTGCGATTGCAGCGGTAATTACGTATTTCTCAACACGCACGACAATGGCCCCGTTATTTCCGGAGATGTCACAGGCTGAAGTAGGGAAAATTACGGAAGTGCTTACTTCACAAGGAGTAAAGTACGAAGTGACAAACGCCGGGACAGTAATATTAGTACCGGAAAATCAAGTACAGGACTTACAAGTGTCATTAGCAGCCCAGGGTTATCCTGATTCTGGGGAAATTGACACGTCTTTTTTTACTTCCAACGCAGGCTTTGGGATGACAGATAATGAATTCAACGTAATTAAGCAAGCGACGATCGAAACGGATCTGGCGAATTTAGTTCGAAAATTCGAAGGTGTAAAAGATGCAAACGTGATGATTACTTTACCTGAAGAAGGTGTATTTCTAAAAGATGCCAAAGGTGAAGCACAGGCGGCAATTGTATTAAATACCGCACCCGGACACAAATTCACGTCTGACCAAATTAAAGGATTATTTAATTTGGTATCGATGAGTATCCCGAATTTACCAAAAGAAAATATCACGATCATGAATCAGTACTCTGAATATTACGATTTGGCTTCAGCAGAAAGCGGTGGCGACGGAATCAATTCAGTTACTGGACAAATGGAAGTGAAGAAAACGATAGAGCGTGATTTGCAGCGTCAAGTGCAGCAAATGCTCGGTACATTAATCGGTCAGGATAAAGTTGTAGTAAATGTATCGGCTGATATTGACTTTAAAAAAGAAAATCGCGAAGAAAATTTAATCCGACCAGTTGATGAGGAAAATATGGAAGGTATTGAAATAAGTGCCCAACGTATTACGGAATCATATTCAGGCGGTGCTGGAGGATCGGTGGCAGAAGGTCCTACTGAAGCCGGAAGTGTAACAGATAACTTCGTGGATTATGCAGAAGGAACAAACAGTGACGGCGATTATGAACGAGTGGAAGAGACGATTAACAATGATGTGAACCGGATACGCCGTGAAATACAGGAAAGTCCTTACAAAATCCGTAATTTAGGGATTCAGGTAGTGGTAGATCCCCCGAATGCTGAAGAAGGATTCGATCAAGGTGTTCGTACAGATATTGAACAAATTTTATCGACAATTGTCCGTACATCGATTGATCAAGAAGCTGCAGGGAATCTGACAGACGAAGATATTGCAAATCGTATCGTCGTGTCCGTACAGCAATTCCAAGGAAATGATACAGCGGATGATCAGCCGCAATCGGTTATTCCTTGGTGGGTCTGGGTAATTGGCGGTATATTGGTTGTTGCAATTATATTACTCGCCGTTAATGTGATGCGTGCACGCCGACGTAAGCAAGATGAAGAAGAGCTGGAGATTTTAGAACAACAACAGCAGTTAATAGAAATAGAAGATATTTCCGAAGAAAAAGAAACTGAAGCGACTGTACGACGCAAGCAATTAGAGAAAATGGCCAAAGATAAGCCGGAAGATTTTGCGAAATTATTGCGTAGTTGGATTGCTGAAGACTAA
- the fliG gene encoding flagellar motor switch protein FliG: protein MSKKDKDLSGKQKAALLLISLGPEVSASVYKHLSEEEIERLTLEISSVKRVESTIKEEIIEEFHQIALAQDYITQGGIGYAKTVLEKALGAEQAQAILNRLTSSLQVRPFDFARKADPAQIFNFIQNEHPQTIALILSYLDPGQAGVILSSLPQEVQADIAKRIAIMESTSPEVISEIESVLERKLSSTVTQDYTETGGVDAVVEVLNGVDRQTEKTILDALEIQDPELAEEIKKRMFVFEDIVTLDNRSIQRVIRDCENEDLLLSMKVSSEEVKEIIFRNMSQRMAETFREEMDIMGPVRLRDVEEAQSRIVAVIRRLEDAGEIIIARGGGDDVIV, encoded by the coding sequence GTGTCCAAGAAAGATAAAGACCTATCAGGAAAGCAAAAGGCTGCTTTACTGTTAATTTCTCTAGGACCGGAAGTTTCGGCTTCTGTATATAAGCATTTAAGTGAAGAGGAAATTGAACGTCTGACACTGGAAATTTCAAGTGTTAAAAGAGTGGAGTCAACTATCAAAGAAGAAATTATAGAAGAATTTCATCAGATTGCACTCGCGCAGGACTATATTACGCAAGGCGGTATAGGGTATGCGAAGACGGTACTGGAAAAAGCTTTAGGTGCTGAACAGGCACAGGCGATATTGAATCGTTTAACTTCTTCATTACAAGTAAGACCATTTGATTTTGCCAGAAAAGCAGATCCGGCACAAATTTTCAATTTTATCCAAAATGAGCACCCTCAAACAATTGCTCTTATTCTTTCGTATTTAGACCCGGGGCAAGCGGGGGTTATTCTTTCTTCGTTACCACAGGAAGTACAGGCGGATATTGCGAAGCGTATTGCCATTATGGAATCGACGTCTCCGGAAGTCATTAGCGAAATCGAATCGGTTTTAGAGCGAAAACTATCATCTACCGTAACTCAGGACTATACAGAAACGGGTGGTGTAGATGCAGTCGTGGAAGTATTGAATGGTGTGGACCGTCAAACAGAGAAAACGATTCTGGATGCGCTCGAAATTCAGGATCCTGAACTTGCCGAAGAAATTAAAAAGCGCATGTTTGTATTTGAAGATATCGTTACCCTCGATAATCGTTCAATCCAGCGTGTTATTCGTGACTGTGAAAACGAAGATTTGCTGTTATCAATGAAAGTATCTTCAGAAGAAGTAAAAGAAATTATTTTCCGCAATATGTCACAACGTATGGCGGAGACATTCCGTGAAGAAATGGATATTATGGGCCCTGTGCGTTTACGTGATGTAGAAGAAGCGCAGTCCCGGATTGTAGCGGTTATCCGACGTTTGGAAGATGCAGGTGAAATTATTATTGCCCGTGGCGGAGGAGATGATGTGATTGTCTAA
- the fliH gene encoding flagellar assembly protein FliH, producing the protein MSKIIRSTNAQQPEESRIVEIKLQNFFEPIHYGKTEDERIEELSQQKSIDIEAERQQMLAQANDEIEQQKAQFEQYRSEQLAAIEALKQTWEEEKIILQQEAYDGGFAQGYEDGVQKANAAMQQSIHEANETMANAQKNAASYIESQESVLLDLALTAAERIIHTALDRDDEIFVSIVRRGLKEAREMKEIKLYVSPKYHPIVTEQQKELAEMFPVNVPFMIFVNEDLEDSESYIETNHGRIVVSIDEQLQELRRQLYELIESKE; encoded by the coding sequence TTGTCTAAAATCATCCGTTCAACAAATGCACAGCAACCTGAAGAGTCCCGGATTGTAGAAATTAAACTTCAAAATTTCTTCGAGCCGATCCATTATGGGAAAACGGAAGATGAACGTATAGAGGAATTGTCCCAGCAAAAATCGATAGACATTGAAGCAGAACGTCAGCAAATGCTGGCACAGGCCAATGATGAAATTGAACAGCAAAAAGCCCAATTCGAGCAATATCGATCAGAGCAGCTTGCTGCAATTGAAGCATTAAAGCAAACGTGGGAAGAAGAAAAGATTATTCTTCAACAGGAAGCTTATGACGGCGGTTTTGCGCAAGGATATGAAGATGGCGTACAAAAGGCAAATGCAGCGATGCAGCAGTCAATACATGAGGCAAATGAGACGATGGCAAATGCGCAAAAAAATGCTGCATCCTATATCGAGTCCCAGGAGTCCGTCCTGTTGGATCTTGCATTAACAGCTGCAGAGCGCATCATCCATACAGCACTTGACCGTGACGATGAAATATTCGTGTCCATTGTAAGACGCGGCCTAAAAGAAGCACGTGAAATGAAAGAAATTAAATTATATGTTTCACCGAAATATCATCCGATTGTAACAGAACAGCAAAAGGAATTGGCGGAAATGTTTCCGGTAAATGTTCCGTTTATGATATTTGTCAATGAAGATTTAGAGGATTCGGAAAGTTATATTGAAACAAATCATGGACGTATCGTTGTTTCAATTGACGAACAATTGCAGGAGCTCCGCAGACAGTTATACGAACTAATCGAAAGTAAGGAATGA
- the fliI gene encoding flagellar protein export ATPase FliI: MKMAQLVEQIPNLNTFKKYGRVTRVVGLMIESQGPESSIGDVCKIHIQTSKNGPQVMLAEVVGFKDEIVILMPYSSLKEISIGCLVEGTGSPLEVKVGPELIGKVLDAMGNPFDGQPLPKGLTTVPTEKEPPNPLNRPPINEQLEVGVKAIDGMLTVGSGQRVGIFAGSGVGKSTLLGMIARNTEADINVIALVGERGREVREFIERDLGPEGLQRSVVVAATSDQPALMRIKAAFTATAIAEYFRDRGKNVMLMMDSVTRVAMAQREIGLAIGEPPATRGYTPSVFAILPTLLERSGTNINGTITAFYTVLVDGDDMNEPIADAVRGILDGHIVLDRNLANKGQYPAINVLKSVSRLMNHIAQPEHVRAASRLRELYYSYSKSEDLINIGAYKRGTSKEIDEAIMYEPLITQFLKQGYKDKISIDQTVNEIIALSNGGAR, encoded by the coding sequence ATGAAAATGGCTCAATTAGTTGAACAAATTCCTAATCTTAATACATTTAAAAAGTATGGTAGAGTGACGAGGGTTGTCGGCTTGATGATTGAGTCCCAAGGTCCTGAAAGTTCCATCGGGGACGTATGTAAAATCCATATCCAAACATCGAAAAATGGTCCGCAGGTAATGCTGGCAGAAGTCGTGGGATTCAAAGATGAGATCGTGATTTTAATGCCGTACTCTTCATTGAAGGAAATTTCGATCGGCTGTCTTGTAGAGGGAACAGGTTCACCGCTGGAAGTGAAAGTAGGTCCGGAACTGATCGGGAAAGTACTTGACGCAATGGGCAACCCGTTTGATGGGCAACCATTGCCAAAAGGACTAACAACAGTCCCGACAGAGAAAGAGCCGCCAAATCCTTTGAATCGTCCTCCGATTAACGAACAGTTAGAGGTCGGAGTAAAGGCGATCGACGGAATGCTTACAGTCGGCAGCGGTCAGCGTGTAGGTATATTTGCAGGATCGGGCGTTGGAAAAAGTACATTACTTGGAATGATCGCCCGGAACACGGAAGCGGATATTAATGTTATTGCCCTAGTAGGAGAACGTGGCCGTGAAGTACGGGAGTTTATCGAACGGGATTTAGGTCCGGAAGGTTTACAGCGGTCGGTGGTCGTAGCCGCTACTAGTGACCAGCCTGCATTAATGCGGATTAAAGCCGCATTTACCGCAACAGCGATTGCAGAGTATTTCAGGGACCGCGGCAAGAATGTCATGTTAATGATGGATTCCGTAACACGTGTTGCGATGGCACAGCGTGAAATTGGACTGGCAATCGGTGAACCGCCTGCAACTAGAGGTTATACACCATCCGTTTTTGCAATATTACCAACATTATTGGAACGGTCAGGTACAAATATAAATGGGACAATTACCGCATTTTATACAGTGCTTGTCGACGGTGATGATATGAACGAACCAATTGCGGATGCGGTCCGGGGGATTTTGGACGGTCATATTGTACTGGACCGGAATCTTGCCAACAAAGGACAATATCCGGCGATTAATGTATTAAAAAGCGTTAGTCGGTTGATGAATCATATTGCACAGCCTGAGCATGTTCGTGCAGCTAGCCGCTTGAGGGAATTATACTACAGCTATTCCAAATCAGAGGATCTGATCAATATCGGGGCATATAAGCGCGGGACATCGAAGGAAATCGATGAGGCGATCATGTATGAGCCGCTCATTACGCAATTTTTAAAGCAAGGGTATAAAGATAAAATTTCGATCGATCAAACTGTCAATGAAATTATCGCTTTATCGAATGGTGGTGCCCGTTAA
- the fliJ gene encoding flagellar export protein FliJ has translation MKYNYRFEKILVVKDQEKTESELAFKESVQVFEEIATKLYDLLKKKEDLIEYQQERLKIGSSIDEINHYSKFIDSMEKSIEDAQQKVMQARAKMNWHEQKLLEKSLEVRKYEKMRERDHERFIEDQLHIEAIQLDELSTIAYYKKEIR, from the coding sequence ATGAAATATAATTATCGTTTCGAAAAAATTCTTGTCGTTAAAGATCAGGAAAAAACGGAATCGGAACTGGCTTTTAAAGAATCGGTACAAGTGTTTGAGGAAATCGCTACAAAACTGTATGACCTGTTAAAGAAAAAGGAAGATCTAATCGAGTATCAGCAGGAACGGTTAAAAATCGGGTCTTCCATCGATGAAATCAACCATTACTCGAAATTTATCGATAGTATGGAAAAATCAATCGAGGATGCACAGCAAAAGGTCATGCAGGCACGCGCCAAAATGAATTGGCATGAGCAAAAATTGTTGGAAAAAAGTCTGGAAGTACGTAAATATGAAAAAATGCGTGAAAGAGATCATGAAAGATTCATAGAAGACCAACTTCATATAGAAGCAATTCAGCTGGATGAGCTTTCGACAATTGCGTATTACAAGAAGGAAATCAGGTGA
- a CDS encoding MotE family protein, with product MAKKIKNTMEQVEEMELESQSPGFFKKFFYLFLIPFMFLIAILLVITTMTEYNVFKMADEAIDKIPFISSDEKEGAVENSSLSEQKVVELQAEIQEKEAKISQLQSQIDATATEKEELLIEQERLQFEIEKLQRDQEESKKEFKEILSTFEKMSARKAAPILVEMSDTESVRIMSEMKPDTLSAIFAKMEPADAARFTELLSQQ from the coding sequence GTGGCAAAAAAAATAAAAAATACGATGGAACAAGTGGAAGAAATGGAATTGGAAAGCCAATCTCCAGGTTTTTTCAAAAAGTTTTTCTACCTATTCTTAATCCCGTTCATGTTTCTCATCGCAATTTTATTGGTTATTACAACTATGACGGAATATAACGTGTTTAAAATGGCGGATGAGGCAATTGATAAGATCCCGTTTATCAGCTCGGATGAAAAAGAGGGAGCAGTTGAAAACAGCTCATTAAGTGAACAAAAAGTAGTAGAGCTGCAAGCGGAAATTCAAGAAAAAGAAGCGAAGATTTCCCAGCTCCAATCACAAATTGATGCTACAGCGACTGAAAAGGAAGAACTTTTAATAGAGCAGGAACGATTGCAGTTTGAAATTGAAAAACTGCAGCGAGATCAGGAAGAATCGAAAAAAGAGTTTAAAGAAATTCTTTCAACTTTCGAAAAAATGTCTGCAAGAAAAGCGGCACCTATATTAGTTGAAATGAGTGACACAGAAAGCGTGCGTATTATGTCGGAAATGAAACCCGATACTTTATCAGCTATTTTCGCAAAAATGGAACCGGCAGATGCTGCCCGCTTTACAGAGCTTTTATCACAGCAATAA